CTGGGAGTGGAGGTCTCATTTTGCGTTCTGGCTGAAGTGGATTCCTTTAGTACGTGGTTCTAGTGCTTTCCCTCTTGCCAAGCGCCCTCATCACCCCTGAGAGCATTGCCCCTCTCCCAGCGCTTCCCGTTTCACAGGCGAGGGGACGCAGGCTGGTACCGTCCCGCTCCAGATCGTGTGGTCGCGACTGCCAGGCTGAGCCCCAGTGGCCTGTGCAGCGTTTGAGTTGTCTTGGCTGGATGGGAGACGGGGACGCTGCCTTCTCAGGATGAAGGACATAAGGCCATCCTAGCCTGTGCGGACAGAAGGGAGGTTACAGTCCACTGGGCTGTGAGCGGGACAGGAGCAGCCAGCTCTAGCCTTGCACTGAGTAGCTGGAGCGTGTGTTGGCCAGCTATCACGTTACTGCTCActgcctttctctcttccctacaGGTGGCTCGTGCGCCTGCGCTGGCTCCTGCACGTGCAAAGAGTGCAAGTGCACATCCTGCAAGAAGAGTGAGTGTGGGGCCTTCCTGGGAAGCTGGGGACTGGGCTGAGTCAGAGGAGGGAGCCCAGAGCTCAGCAGACAGGAGCAGGCCACTGAGCAGCTTCCCCTTCCCCTAGAACTGATTCAGGAAGAACTTTAGACATGGTTGATTTGCAGCCTTCATTCTTagaatagggaaactgaggccaagagagtaCAGCAGCTGTCAAGCACAGACTGATGCTTGAGGATTTCCCTCACTCCAGTGTATGGTTCTGGGAGGCTGGCTTTCTATTGCCACCTAGGCCCTGTCACTGCCCTTTCCAGTCTTATGCCCTGTCCTGGGCTCAGGTAGGCCTGTATATCTTTTGCATAGGAAGATCCTCACCCCAAAGATCCACCAGTTGTCTCCTGATAGAGCATGCCATCCTGAACTAAAGGCCATCGAGGGCTGGGGACAGATCTTGTGCCAGGGCTGCAGTTGAGGCAGGAGGTGTCTGGTCAAGTCTGCTCTGACCTCTCACTGTCCCCTTCTTCCCcaggctgctgctcctgctgccccGCGGGCTGTGCCAAGTGCGCCCAGGGCTGCGTCTGCAAAGGGGCATCGAACAAGTGCAGCTGCTGCGCCTGATGTCAGGAGATCCCAGCTTCCAGATGTAAATAGGAGGACGTGCACAAACCTggaattttttcatgttgcccTGACCCATTTTCTATgcttctttttattatgaaaaatgtaaacaataaaaaaaaaagttattgtcCTGACTCTGGCTCTTGTGTTCTTCATATGCCTGGGAAAGAAGGAACCACATGCCTAACAGAACCGGGATGGAGGATTGCATTGAGGATCTTGAGACCTGGGTGGTGGGACCGTGTCATGTCATCTTACACCCTGAGTGTCTTAAGGCAAATCAGGGTACCTGTCTCAGGTTACTTTTTCAGCTAAAATGTAATAGTATTATGCCACATGATATAAGGGCATGGGAATCTGTCACAGATCTACGTTTGGTAAGATAAAATGAAttgctatgaaagaaataaacagcaaatcTATTTTTGTATTCAACAGGAAAATTTCAATAAacgtacaaaaaataaaacaacaaaatatatcaaagtatTGCCGACACTATACATTTGTCCCAGGGTGTGCACGGCAGACTGGAAACAGTTTGCAGACTGGCCCCAGTGTGTGGGTCACATACCTTCGGCAGCACCGACCTGGACATCTCCACGAGGAGCCATCAGTTTGGGCTTGCCCAGTGTCACTGACGGGACTCTTGCTACTCCTGAGAGCTCCCTGTTGTGATCTGCTACTGAATATTAGAAGTTTCTCCCAAGGTCACGCTGAAATCTGCTTCTCCTTCAAATTCCAGCCCTGGTTACTTCAATCCAGCGAGTGACCAAAGATGTGGAGGGAATAGCCCATTGATGTTGCAGCAAGATGGCGTGTAGACAAGAAGTGGTTCTGGGTGAAGGACTCTCAGTGTGCCTATGCAGAGTTGCACAGGCACATATTGTGCAGTTTCCAAGGTGTGTGGTGTTCCCTAGGAAAGAGGAAGGCCCTGGGTGACTTGCAATTAACAGCAACGGTTAGTTACTCTGGCTCTTTGCTGAAGGAATTGCTATTTGATGTTCAAAGAGCAAGACGACTCACTTGGCCCAGGTGTCAGGACCACGCTTGCCTGCAGGAGCTCTGTGCCAAGACAATTTCAGAAGGTAACTGGGCCAAGTGCATGGGTTCTGGTGCCAGGCAGTCCTGGCTCACAGCCCACTTGtgcacttactggctgtgtggctgCCATCcgctcaacctctctgagcccacagtttttcatttttggaaaggAGATTCAATCACTAGGTAGGGATTAAATATAATAGTGGCCTGTTCCCTGGCTAGGGCTTAATAAACAGAGGTGTTATAGTCACTTGGTCCACATGAACTTTCTGGAGAGAGAATCCTGTTCATTCTCATCAAGCTGCTTGGGAAAGGCCCATCTGCTTGGAAGCATGACTCTGGATTGGAAATTGAGGATGGGATTGGAATCTTCCTGATCTGCCTTCAATAGTGTGCAAATGACTCTTGCACAAAACCCTGCAGGATAAGACACTGCCCCAGCATTTGGACAGAGAAAGTGCCTTTCCTCCCCTTCAAGTCATTTGCTCTTCACACAAATCAGAGAGACCTATGACTGTGCAGGAGCTGGTGAGAGGGTACCACTTCCAGAGGACTTAAGAAcctgcccaagctcacacagcttgGAATCAAAGGTATAAGGCACCTGTGTTACTACTGTTCCCATGCCCTGGCCACTGTAGCTGACAGATCATGGTGTCACTGGATACTAAGGTCTCTCTTCCACAGTCAGAGCTGGGAGGGCCCTTGGTTATTTAGTCCAATTGTGCCCCTGGCTTGACAGCTGGGAAAGCAATGCCCAGAGACAGCACAGTGCTGTGCAGAGGGATGTGACTGCCAGCTCAGTGCTCTTCCCATTCTACCTCTGTGCCAGAATTCAGCATCCCTGACCTTAAAATGAAAGTGACATATGCTTGTGGTTGAAAGCATGATGCCTCACTCAGACTACATGTGTACATATCCCGGCTGTGTCACTTATACCTGGGTGAGATAACCTCTTTGTATTCCAGTCTCCCCCACTGTAAAAGGGGTATAATACAGTCATtggccacataatgacattttggtcaacaatggacccTTACATACAACattggtcccataaaattataatactgtatttttactgtatctttttttctgtttagatatgtttagacaGGCAAATATTTACCTTTGTGTTACAATTACCTACAGTGTTCAGCACCTCAACGTGCtctacaggtttatagcctaggagcaataggctacacggTATAGCAAAGAAGCATAATAGGTTATACCATGTAGGTTTGTGaaagtacattctatgatgttcaaacagtgacaaaattgcctaatgacacatttctcataCCATCAACACATGAGCATAATAAGGTCTCACTCAGAAGTAAATGATTCAATACATGCAAAGAACTTAACGTGGTACCTTGTAGATGACAAAGGGGCtataatattagctattattttattattattatttatatctgcTGTGGCCTAAATGCTGTGTcactccaaaattcacatgttgattTCTAATTCCCAGTGTGTTGCTATTAAGAGGTGGGGTATTTGGTGATTAGATTATGAGGAcgaagccctcatgaatgggactagtGCCCTTATAGAAGTGCCTGGggaagccgggcacggtggctcaggcctataatcctagcactctgggaggccgaggcgggcggattgcttgaggtcaggagttcaaaaccagcctgagcaagagtgagaccccatctctactataaatagaaagaaattaattggccaactaatatatatagaaaaagttagctgggcatggtggcacatgcctgtagtctcagctacttgggaggctgaggcagaaggatcacttgagcccaggagtttgaggttgctgtgagctaggctgatgccacgaaactcactgtagcctgggcaacaattcgaaactctgtctcaaaaaaaaaaaaaaaaagaagtgcctGGGGGAGCTTGTTGACCTCTTTCATCATGTGAAGACCCAGCAAGAAACGGACACCCGTGGGGCACGGGGCCATCACAAGGCATCAGATATGTTGGtgccttgactttggacttccatGCCTCCAGACTTGTCTGGTGttcataaattattttgtctaaGGAATTTCATTAGAGAAGCCTAAGTGGACTAAGATAAAACCACAGGTAACATTTTTACCCCAGACAGATCAGTCATGCATGCCGTGCCTTGCTGCGTGTCCTTTGTCTTTCTCATTAGCTTCATCAACATGTGACCTGTGACCCAGAGAGGGTCCTACactctttccaaaaaaaaagagattgacactaaaaatataaagccatGAGCAAGAGAGTCCTTGTCCTCACAACAAATACGGAAGGATGCCTGCCATTTCTGCTACCACCTGCGCTGGTATGttacttaatgtttttcttttaaatgattcatatttcctgaggatatatttatatgaaaagcaAATTCATTACCCTACTGAAAAGAGAATCAGTTGAACTTGCATATGTGGAAGTTTGCCCaagaaatcacaaatatttatatcCTTTCTACATTCCCCTTTTGCTGCCAGGATTGAGTTTGGcactttggttttgttttaaagatttctaGTAGTAGAGAAGAGTACAGAGGTGTTAAAGACACACCTAGGCCAAAAGGGAAGCTTCATCAGTGACCTCTTTCCCTCGGGAAGTTGACAGAATTCAGATCTAGCAGTGCCTCTAGTGTCTGACTGTGGGCTAGTTACTTAAACTTGTGTTGTCATTGTCCAAGATTAGTAAACCAGGGTCATAGATGCTATTTTCCTTTAGGGCTTTTGTTGTGAGGGTTCATAGatggaaaatgattttaaaaggccTAACAGACTAAATGTTATGGACAGTTGTAGGAATAATGAAGGGAAAACacacctttcttcctttcctatttaatGCAGGGTTTGCATATCACCTAAAATGCCTGTTCTGAAGGCATCCCAGTTTCAAAATTGTGCTGTAGAGGGTGGGCCGGCAGGGCTATTGGGGACATCCTGTAGAGTTTTATGCAAAGGAGGACCCAGAGCCACATGTGCCCACACATCCCCCTCAGGATGGCAGaatggcagggagggaggcagagccctgTGTCCCCCTGTTGCCGTGTACGGAAGAAACGTGGCCAAAGGTCTGAGTTGGGGACAGGAACAGGCAATGTGGAAGATGCAAAGGTCACATCCTTGGCCAGTGGTTTGCACTCACCTCCTTCACTGCACTGCTCGCTGCCACGGATCTAGGGACGTGAGCACGAGGCTGGGGTTGCACACCGAGTCCAGGAAAGGCCAAGGACAACAGCATGGGTGGAATGTGGGGACACCATTACCACCAGGGCCCGGGGTGGCAGGCAGACTCGGGGGAAATTAGGAAGGGCCGGCAGGACAGCAGGGACGCGGTGTACCGCCGGGCGCACAGTCCCTATCCCCTGAGCAGCGCCAAAGGGGCGGCCACACTGTGCGCACCTGCAGTGCTCAAGGATGCTGCGCCCCGCCGGCCCGCTGCGCACAGACCCGCCGGGGACCCGGAGCCCCGCGGGCTCGACGGGGCGGGTGCAAGGGGGCGGGACCTCTGCTCCGGGGCCTCCCCTGACCGTAAAGGGGACCGCCCGCTCCCGGGCTCCACCGCGCCTTCCACCTGCACGACAGACCCTTCGCCTCTCGCTTGGGAACCGCAGCCTCAAAATGGACCCCAACTGCTCCTGCGCCCCCGGTAAGGGACACCGGGCTCTGCGCCTTGTGATGCCCATTTTCCAGCCACAGAACAGACTGTCCCGGGGTTTAACCAGATTTTCCAGCCACAGAACAGACTGTCCCGGGGTTTAATGAGGTCGCATTTTGAGTTCTGAGCTCTTGTGGGCTCCTTTACTTCGTCTAGTGGTGTCTTGCTGGCCCAGCTTCAGAGAGCAATTCCATCCTGCCTATTCCTCTATGCCGGACCTGGGGATACTGAGGCTCAAAGAGCTGTCTTTTTCCACCTCATCCACACGGTCAGGGGGCTGCTGTCTCTGATCAGCCAGGATGGATGGGAAGCAGGGGACATTGCCTCTTGAAGGTTCAAGACAGAAGGTCCTGGCCTCAGTCCCAGTCTTCCTGGGCTGTGTCTGGAGCCTGAGACCTTCTTTGTGGAGTCAAAACAGGAAACACTTGCCCATCCTCTGCCCTGGGGGGGGAAGGAGCTCTGAGGGCTGGCCCTGCACAGAAGAGGGGGCACTGGAGAGTAATTGCTGGACTGCCCTACCGCCTGCAACTCACACATGGCTCACTGCCTGTCATTCTCTTCCTTGCAGGTGGCTCCTGCACTTGCGCTGGCTCCTGCAAATGCAAAGAGTGCAGATGCACGTCCTGCAAGAAGAGTGAGTGTAGGGCCTTCCCCGGGAAGCTGGGGACTGGGTGGGGTCGGAGGAGAGACGCCAGAGCAGGTTCTGAGTGTATGCTTCTAGGGCAATGGCCTTCCTTTCCTCCTGTGGGCTATGTCATTCCCTCTGCAGATTTTCTGCCCTGAGTTCAGATGGTGCAGGGCAACCTTTCCCTGGGACACGAACCCAAAAGTTACCACCAATTGTCTCAGAACAGAGCCATGCCATCCTAGGAAAGGGTCCCCTGGGCTGGAGCCAGATCTTGTGCCAGGCCTGCAGTTGAGGCAGGAGGTGCCAGGTTAAGTCCCCTCTGACCTCTCACTGTCCCCTTTCTTCCCcaggctgctgctcctgctgccccGTGGGCTGTGCCAAGTGCGCCCAGGGCTGCGTCTGCAAAGGGGCATCGAACAAGTGCAGCTGCTGTGCCTGATGTCCGGAGATCCCAGCTTCCAGATGTAAATAGAAGGACATGCACAaacctggatttttttccccatacacCTCAGATCCATTTGTAGCATTCctttttctgtgaaatatttGAATGGTAATAAAACAGTCTGACTTGATTCTGACTTTGTGTGCCTTGGAAAtaaggggctggggtggggactgAACTGAGAGGGCAGAGACCTGGGCTCTGGATGGGAATGTCAGCCCCTAACAATCTGAGTGCCTTCAGGCAGGCCAGGtgacctctctgaacttcatCTTCTAGACAATGGAATGGCATTGTGCCAGGTCATGGGTGGTGGGACAGATACAGGATCCACTCTGTTCTCAAGGCAAGGATTGATGGCACAGAAACTTCTCCATCATTCTCTCCACATGGACTCACATGGAGAAGCAATCCTGTTAAATCCCAACACGGTCCTGGAAGAAGGCTCACAGGTGCGGAAGCATGGCTCTGGACTGGAAGCTGGGAGTGGGCAACATGGCTGATCCAATGCCAAGAGGAGTGTGGATGACCTCGTCCTCTTGCAGTAAAGTCTTCTTCCATAAGACATGGCCGTAGCATTTGAGCAGAGATAAAGGACTTTCCCAACCTTCATGTCATTTCCTCTTCATGAAGGACAGCCACAGGCCTAATGACTGGGGTGGCAAATGTGCAGGGGCTGCAGGAATTTTGTCACCTTCCAGAGTAGTTaagcaacctgcccaaggtcccacagctcagaaggaaagagatgaaagaaCTAATGATACAGGCAGCCTTGTGCCCTTGCCCTTGCCACAGCTGGCAGATCATGTCACTGGATGCTAAACACTGCCTCTCTTGCTTCAAAGATATAAAGACGCTGTGGAATGTACCAGTTTTGCTCTTGGCTTCAGAGATGGGAACTGAAACTGAAAGAGGTCACAGAGCAATACAGAGGGGTCTCACTACCAGCTCAATGCTCTTTCCAGGGCTGTCTCTGTGCCAGATTTTCAGTGTCCTCATCCTTCATGTGACTTGTTGGCATAGGGTGGTGGGTGAGGGCAGGATGCCTCAGTCACCCTCATGAGGGCAAATCCCAGCTTTGTCACTTATAGCTACGTGACacaacctctctgtgtctcagtccCCTTAACTGTACAAGGAGCATAATAATAGCATCTGGCTTGTtggattaaatgatttaatacatgtaagaaaattaaaatgatgccTAGCAAGTGGTCAGTGTTCTATAACGTTAGCAATTGCTTAAATACTATGATgtgtaattaaaaatacattattaataactattacttttaaaatcattatacATAGGGGATATTTATTTGTGTGCAGACAAAGCAGTCAGGCCTGGTGTGCTTCGCTGTGTACCCCATGCTATTTTCATATACCACATGAACACGTGACCAAAGAGTGTCATTACTCTTGCCACATCATTTCAACCAGTAATAAGGTTATAGAGCTGTGAGCAAGGTTCTGTGCCTCATGTCAGGTACAGCAAAATGACAGCCATTTCTGCTACCACCGGCACCGTATTTTACTTAACGTTTTATActgaaatgattaatattttcttaaacatatttttatgaaaagcaAACTCTATACCATCACTGAGAATGAAAATCAGTTTTCTTCCATACACAGAAGCCAGAAAATTATACATGTGttcatatgtatacacacataaacacattaCATGCAGCATTGCTTTTGTCACTGCCCATGGTTGAGCTGGTGCCTTGCTGTTGTTTAAAAGGTTTCCAGCAATAGAGAAGGGTTGAAGACATATCAGCGCCAAAGGAAGGTTCTTTCCCTTGAGAGGTAACTGGATTCAATTCAGTAAACAACTTTTAGCTCTGCGATGGGAAGCAAGCTGCCTGCAATCTTTTGGTTGTAGTTGTCTGATTAGTAAAACAGGCTCTTATGAGTATTTCCCTTTAGGATTGTAGCAAAAGTTCAAAGaacaaaagtgatttaaaaaggACTTCCACTGACTAAATGCTATGCAATAGTTAGGAAGATTGAAGAGAAATACCCACTTGGCTTGAGTGTTTATTTAATGCAGAATCTGCATATCACTTAAAGTGATCCCTCTTTTGGGAGCATCCCAAATTTTCAAAACGGCCATCATGGAGGGGTGCGCTTGGCTAGGGTATGGAGAGACCATGAAGAATTATATGCAAAGGCGTGGACAAATGTTTCCATATGTCCCTGCAGGCGTGGAGATGGGAAAGGAGAGGCAGACCCGTGTGTTTGCCGTGGTGCTGTGCACAGCAGCCAGTCCCAGGGACCTATGTGTGCATAGGGACAAGCATTGttgaggggtggggagaagcatGTCACACACAACCACAGCCTGTCCTCTGCACACAACTCGCTTGCCACGCTAACCAGCTCCCGCCCATGCGAGACGTGAGCACGAGGCAGGGTTTGCACACGGACCCCTGGAAAGCGGAAGCAGAGAACGTGAGACAAGGTGGTGGGTCGCGTGGGGAGACCACCAGGACCACAAGAAGGGGTCTCAGGACGCTCGGGGCCCGGGGTGGCAGGCAATCTCAGGGAAATTGGGAAGGGCCGGCAGGACAGCAGGGATGCGTGTGCAGCCAGGCACACAGCCCCTCCCACGCAACCGGGCGCCAAAGTAGCTGTCCCCGTGGTGCGCACCCGGCAGAGCTCGGGGTCGTGCGCCCGGCCCGCCCGCTGCGCACAGCCCGCCCGCTGCGCACAGCCGGGCTCGCGACCCCGGGTGGCGCCTACTCTGCGGGGCGCGTGCAAGGGGGCGGGGCCTCTGCGCCGGGGCCTCCCCGGGCTATAAAGGGGCCCGCGGGCTCCTAGACTCCACCGCACCTTCCACCTAACAGACGGCTCCCTTGCGTCTTCCTTGGGAACTGCAGCCCCAGCTCGGCCTGAAATGGACCCCAACTGCTCCTGCGCCCCTGGTAAGGGACTCCTGCTTTCTCGTCCTCAGAGTACCCATTTCCCGGCTACAGGCAGGACAGATGGTCCTGGGAGTGGAGGTCTCATTTTGAGTTCTGGCTGAAGTGGATTCCTTTAGTACGTGGTTCTAGTGCTTTCCCTCTTGCCAAGCGCCCTCATCACCCCTGAGAGCATTGCCGCTCTCCCAGCGCTTCCCGTTTCACAGGCGAGGGGACGCAGGCTGGTACCGTCCCGCTCCAGATCATGTGGTCGGGACTGCCAGGCTGAGCCCCAGTGGCCTGTGCAGCGTTTGAGTTGTCTTGGCTGGATGGGAGACCGGGGACGCTGCCTTCTCAGGATGAAGGGCATAAGGCCATCCTAGCCTGTGCGGACAGAAGGGAGGTTACAGTCCACTGGGCTGTGAGCGGGCCAGGAGCAGCCAGCTCTAGCCTTGCACTCAGCTGGAGCGTGTGTTGGCCAGCTATCACGTTACTGCTCACcgcctttctctcttccctacaGGTGGCTCGTGCGCCTGCGCTGGCTCCTGCACGTGCAAAGAGTGCAAGTGCACGTCCTGCAAGAAGAGTGAGTGTGGGCCTTCCTGGGAAGCTGGGGGCTGGGCTGAGTCAGAGGAGGGAGCCCAGA
This sequence is a window from Microcebus murinus isolate Inina chromosome 20, M.murinus_Inina_mat1.0, whole genome shotgun sequence. Protein-coding genes within it:
- the LOC142860997 gene encoding metallothionein-1E-like, with protein sequence MDPNCSCAPGGSCACAGSCTCKECKCTSCKKSCCSCCPAGCAKCAQGCVCKGASNKCSCCA
- the LOC105866476 gene encoding metallothionein-2 produces the protein MDPNCSCAPGGSCTCAGSCKCKECRCTSCKKSCCSCCPVGCAKCAQGCVCKGASNKCSCCA
- the LOC105866478 gene encoding metallothionein-1E-like, producing the protein MDPNCSCAPGGSCACAGSCTCKECKCTSCKKSCCSCCPAGCAKCAQGCVCKGASNKCSCCA